A stretch of the Solanum dulcamara chromosome 6, daSolDulc1.2, whole genome shotgun sequence genome encodes the following:
- the LOC129892236 gene encoding mitogen-activated protein kinase kinase kinase 18-like produces MDWIRGSTIGHGSTAAVSVAKSCFSDDVFAVKSVELSQSQLLQKEQKILSELSSPYIVSYKGYDVTKENAKHMFNLMMEYMPNGTLSDEIRKQDGRMNEPLIGYYTKQIVHGLEYLHSRNIAHCDIKEQNILLGKTGAKIADFGCSRWIDPSERDGGRAASSTEPIGGTPMFMAPEVARGEEQGCPADIWGLGCTIIEMATGGSVWTNVTNAASLLYRIAFSGESPEIPKFLSLQARDFLSKCLRRDPKERWTAKQLLKHPFLEESNLNSMAIQDFVSSSPTSILDQDIWNSVEESETMDYTILQTVSPLQRVRELGSNSGESKWRWNDDQRWITVRSNSE; encoded by the coding sequence ATGGATTGGATCAGAGGTAGTACTATAGGCCACGGTTCCACCGCCGCCGTCTCCGTCGCCAAGTCATGCTTCTCCGATGATGTTTTTGCTGTTAAGTCAGTAGAGCTATCCCAGTCGCAGTTATTACAAAAGGAGCAGAAAATTCTTTCCGAATTGAGCTCTCCTTATATTGTTAGCTACAAGGGGTACGATGTTACGAAAGAGAACGCTAAACACATGTTTAATCTTATGATGGAGTACATGCCGAACGGTACACTTTCCGATGAAATTCGGAAACAGGATGGTCGGATGAACGAGCCATTGATTGGGTATTACACGAAGCAAATTGTACACGGACTAGAGTACCTACATTCAAGGAACATAGCACACTGTGACATAAAGGAGCAGAACATTTTGTTAGGAAAAACCGGTGCCAAAATTGCCGATTTTGGATGTTCCAGGTGGATTGATCCGTCGGAGAGGGACGGTGGTAGGGCGGCTTCTTCCACCGAGCCAATTGGAGGAACGCCGATGTTCATGGCACCAGAGGTGGCGCGTGGGGAAGAACAGGGATGTCCTGCTGATATCTGGGGATTGGGATGTACAATTATTGAAATGGCCACTGGTGGATCAGTCTGGACAAATGTGACAAACGCGGCGTCATTACTTTACAGAATTGCATTTTCTGGGGAATCCCCTGAAATTCCTAAATTCCTGTCCTTACAAGCAAGAGATTTCTTAAGCAAATGCTTGAGAAGAGATCCAAAAGAAAGATGGACAGCTAAACAACTCCTCAAGCATCCATTTCTTGAGGAATCCAATTTGAATTCTATGGCAATTCAAGATTTTGTCTCAAGCTCTCCAACAAGCATTCTTGATCAAGACATTTGGAATTCAGTGGAGGAATCAGAAACCATGGATTATACAATATTACAAACAGTTAGTCCTCTGCAAAGGGTAAGAGAGTTGGGTTCGAATTCAGGAGAATCGAAATGGAGATGGAATGATGATCAGAGATGGATCACAGTTAGAAGCAACAGTGAATAA